A single genomic interval of Streptomyces sp. NBC_00663 harbors:
- a CDS encoding DUF6928 family protein, producing MGAKTGLLVYAEGEVPGLLRQVGAPDLGRTSEMMRRLYPGCEFEPCEGAQLWDGVYPQQGTAYAASWPGVEVVGDQRVMIDLPSQLPEHLVAASAGRRLVLHAMHSVVDPLAFERPYWAGERPADVIPWPDEDDEPYPLPFHPLELGEEALRALCGFVIEGHPEPDDIDASAVWLHGFRVTQLAAGRAAS from the coding sequence GTGGGAGCCAAGACGGGACTGCTCGTGTACGCCGAAGGTGAGGTACCCGGGCTGCTGCGGCAGGTGGGGGCGCCGGACCTGGGGCGGACGTCCGAGATGATGCGACGCCTTTATCCGGGATGCGAGTTCGAGCCGTGCGAGGGTGCGCAACTGTGGGACGGCGTGTACCCACAGCAAGGCACGGCCTACGCCGCGAGCTGGCCCGGCGTGGAGGTCGTCGGCGACCAACGGGTGATGATCGACCTGCCGTCGCAGCTTCCGGAACACCTGGTCGCGGCGAGCGCCGGTCGGCGTCTCGTCCTGCACGCGATGCACAGCGTCGTCGACCCGCTGGCCTTCGAGCGCCCCTACTGGGCAGGCGAGCGTCCCGCTGACGTCATCCCATGGCCGGACGAGGACGACGAGCCGTATCCGCTCCCCTTCCACCCCCTGGAACTCGGCGAAGAGGCCCTGCGTGCACTCTGCGGATTCGTCATCGAGGGGCACCCCGAGCCCGACGACATCGACGCGAGCGCGGTCTGGTTGCACGGCTTCCGAGTGACGCAGCTTGCAGCCGGGCGGGCGGCGTCGTGA
- a CDS encoding DUF6461 domain-containing protein encodes MERRHEGSGLRWIADAYDVSFTLTLSEGLSPQELLRSVGAEESRIVPLTRSAAYELLIRDQDHHISDLDFLDWEDEAAVARLTNGGFLPDPPDTVVRVGSVPGWAYALEEFQCHTGTYLAELSQRGRAFTIHRNAKGFSRVGYALHGEPVTSFEPGLPHLTNGVPAEVALGFVPSGDEVGAVTFLRFLEQELDLWIPWEETEAELPAAAFTGRRQG; translated from the coding sequence ATGGAGCGGCGGCATGAGGGGAGCGGCCTGCGCTGGATTGCGGACGCCTACGACGTCAGCTTCACCCTCACACTGAGCGAGGGGCTCTCGCCGCAGGAACTGCTGCGCAGCGTAGGCGCAGAGGAGTCTCGTATCGTCCCGCTGACCCGCTCCGCGGCGTACGAGTTGCTGATCAGGGACCAGGACCACCACATAAGTGACCTCGACTTCCTGGACTGGGAAGACGAAGCAGCGGTCGCCCGGCTGACGAACGGAGGCTTTCTCCCCGATCCGCCGGACACCGTCGTCCGAGTGGGCTCGGTGCCGGGCTGGGCGTACGCGCTGGAGGAATTCCAGTGCCACACGGGGACTTACCTGGCCGAGTTGTCCCAGCGGGGAAGGGCGTTCACCATCCACCGCAACGCCAAGGGCTTCAGCCGTGTCGGCTATGCCCTGCACGGCGAACCGGTGACGTCCTTCGAGCCCGGACTGCCCCATCTCACGAACGGCGTCCCGGCGGAGGTGGCGCTCGGCTTCGTTCCCAGCGGAGACGAGGTGGGCGCGGTGACGTTCCTACGGTTTCTGGAACAGGAGCTGGACCTCTGGATCCCCTGGGAGGAGACAGAGGCGGAGCTGCCGGCAGCCGCGTTCACCGGACGGCGTCAAGGGTGA
- a CDS encoding SDR family oxidoreductase yields MKVVVIGGTGLIGSKLIGKLEEHGHEAVAAAPSTGVNTLTGEGLADVLKGASVVVDVSNSPSFEDAAVLEFFRTSTANLLKAESEAGVAHHVALSVVGTDRLQASGYFRAKQVQEELIKASDVPWTIVHATQFFEFAKGLADGMTDGDTVRLPDAKIQPMVSDDVAAAVAHASVGDPVNGVVEAAGPEVFQLEDFIRMGLDAQNDLRTIVTDPEATYWGAELRENTLLPGSGARLAETRFADWLAQQA; encoded by the coding sequence ATGAAGGTCGTAGTGATCGGTGGCACCGGGCTCATCGGCTCCAAGCTGATCGGCAAGCTCGAGGAGCACGGACACGAGGCGGTCGCGGCAGCGCCCAGCACCGGCGTCAACACCCTCACGGGCGAGGGGCTGGCCGACGTCCTCAAGGGCGCGTCGGTCGTCGTCGACGTGTCCAACTCCCCCTCCTTCGAGGACGCGGCCGTCCTGGAGTTCTTCCGCACCTCCACGGCCAACCTCCTCAAGGCGGAGTCCGAGGCCGGCGTGGCCCACCACGTGGCTCTGTCCGTCGTCGGCACCGACCGTCTCCAGGCGAGCGGGTACTTCCGTGCCAAGCAGGTCCAGGAGGAGCTGATCAAGGCGTCCGACGTCCCCTGGACGATCGTCCACGCCACCCAGTTCTTCGAGTTCGCGAAGGGCCTCGCCGACGGCATGACCGACGGGGACACCGTCCGTCTGCCCGATGCCAAGATCCAGCCCATGGTCTCCGACGACGTGGCCGCGGCCGTCGCCCACGCCTCGGTCGGCGACCCGGTGAACGGCGTGGTCGAGGCCGCCGGCCCCGAGGTGTTCCAGCTGGAGGACTTCATCCGCATGGGGCTCGACGCCCAGAACGACCTGCGCACGATCGTGACGGACCCGGAGGCGACCTACTGGGGCGCCGAACTGCGGGAGAACACCCTCTTGCCGGGCTCGGGCGCCCGCCTCGCCGAAACCAGGTTCGCCGACTGGCTCGCCCAGCAGGCGTGA
- a CDS encoding VOC family protein has translation MVSVVQNVAIDCADAYELARFWSGVTGRPLDPQDGPGSRETQVILADGPVLYFNQVPESKTVKNRIHLCLRPETSRDVEVERLLALGATFVADHRNADGSGWAILADPEGNEFCVLRSDSDRAGTGS, from the coding sequence ATGGTCTCGGTGGTGCAGAACGTGGCGATCGACTGTGCGGACGCCTATGAACTGGCCCGGTTCTGGAGCGGCGTCACGGGCCGCCCCCTGGATCCGCAGGACGGACCGGGCAGCCGGGAGACTCAGGTGATACTGGCGGACGGCCCGGTGCTGTACTTCAACCAGGTACCCGAGTCCAAGACGGTCAAGAACCGGATCCATCTGTGCCTGCGCCCCGAGACCTCGCGCGATGTGGAGGTGGAGCGGCTGCTGGCCCTCGGTGCCACCTTCGTCGCCGATCACCGCAATGCCGACGGTTCGGGCTGGGCGATCCTCGCCGATCCCGAAGGCAACGAGTTCTGCGTTCTGCGCAGCGATTCCGACCGGGCCGGTACGGGTTCCTGA
- a CDS encoding RNA polymerase sigma-70 factor, translated as MRAPDDADSLDQATSEFLTARPRLFGIAYRMLGSVVEAEDIVQEAWLRWQNTDHAEIQDPAAFLATVTSRLAINLAQSAPKRREAYVGPWLPEPVETSADPQVGAERAEAVDLAVLFLLEKLNPVERAAYVLREAFDYPYQRIAEMLETSDANARQLVSRARRHLAAERREPVSPAAHRRLLEVFLSAARTGELAVLEEVLTMDVVSYTDGGGMRGASRIPVIGRPHVSKFIVAFAPRFWPGTEERWVEANGRPAVLVTAGDKVLALVSAEVSERGIERLMWVLNPAKLAPFVASLDG; from the coding sequence ATGCGCGCCCCAGACGACGCGGACTCTCTCGACCAGGCCACCAGCGAGTTCCTGACCGCACGCCCGCGGCTCTTCGGCATCGCCTACCGCATGCTGGGCAGCGTCGTGGAGGCCGAGGACATCGTCCAGGAGGCGTGGCTGCGCTGGCAGAACACCGACCACGCCGAGATCCAGGACCCGGCCGCGTTCCTGGCCACGGTCACCTCACGGCTGGCCATCAATCTCGCCCAGTCCGCGCCGAAGCGACGTGAGGCATACGTCGGGCCCTGGCTGCCGGAGCCGGTGGAGACCAGCGCGGATCCGCAGGTGGGCGCGGAGCGGGCGGAGGCGGTCGATCTGGCGGTGCTGTTCCTGCTGGAGAAGCTGAACCCCGTGGAACGGGCCGCGTACGTGCTCAGAGAGGCCTTCGACTATCCCTACCAGCGGATCGCGGAGATGTTGGAGACCAGCGACGCCAACGCCCGGCAGCTGGTCAGCCGGGCCCGCAGGCATCTGGCGGCGGAGCGCCGGGAGCCGGTGAGCCCCGCCGCTCACCGGAGGCTGCTGGAGGTGTTCCTCTCCGCCGCGCGGACCGGTGAGCTGGCGGTCCTGGAGGAGGTCCTCACCATGGACGTCGTCAGCTACACCGACGGCGGCGGGATGCGCGGAGCCTCCAGGATCCCGGTCATCGGGCGTCCGCATGTCTCCAAGTTCATCGTCGCCTTCGCCCCGCGCTTCTGGCCGGGCACCGAGGAGCGCTGGGTCGAGGCCAATGGCCGGCCCGCCGTCCTCGTCACGGCAGGTGACAAGGTGCTGGCCCTGGTCTCGGCCGAGGTGTCGGAGCGCGGCATCGAGCGCCTCATGTGGGTCCTGAACCCGGCGAAGCTGGCACCGTTCGTGGCCTCTCTGGACGGCTGA
- a CDS encoding ABC transporter substrate-binding protein yields MNTESTPSPAVAEPHDGSAVRIGVLAPLTRPGWAEAGHHLLAGVELAVREVNDAGGIAGRPLELVVRDTAADPGKAAAAVTDLAGQGVTALVGEYHSVVARAAAGRADALGLPYLCSSAVLDALTEQPTDWVARLSPPQSRGWRVYADHLLDAGHRRIAVATQPSLYWATGTRVLRDHFAARGGTVVELDLSELTPAAVCDELLDQRATALLLLAGHPEPAVPIVRSVRRDERLAGILIGAPAGQPEFAEWAALLGDDGTAIPFLRYLPEHLTPLGARVQPLLRERLAAAPSFVAFEGYDTIVVLADVLRTHGTDRARISASWPDVAVEGTRGLIRFSRTPGIGVWQWAWASIQVVDRDPARPDRFRVLRTG; encoded by the coding sequence ATGAACACCGAGTCCACGCCCTCGCCGGCCGTGGCGGAGCCGCACGACGGGTCAGCCGTCCGGATCGGCGTCCTCGCCCCGCTGACCCGGCCCGGCTGGGCCGAGGCGGGCCACCATCTGCTCGCGGGAGTCGAGTTGGCCGTACGCGAGGTCAACGACGCCGGTGGGATCGCCGGAAGGCCGCTCGAACTCGTGGTCCGGGACACCGCGGCCGACCCCGGGAAGGCCGCGGCGGCGGTGACGGACCTGGCGGGCCAGGGGGTGACCGCCCTGGTCGGGGAGTATCACAGCGTGGTCGCGCGCGCCGCGGCCGGCCGGGCCGACGCCCTCGGGCTGCCGTACCTGTGCTCGTCGGCCGTGCTCGACGCGCTCACCGAGCAGCCGACGGACTGGGTCGCGCGCCTCTCCCCGCCGCAGTCACGCGGCTGGCGGGTCTACGCGGACCACCTCCTCGACGCGGGCCACCGTCGCATCGCCGTGGCCACGCAGCCGAGTCTCTACTGGGCGACCGGAACCCGCGTCCTGCGGGACCACTTCGCCGCGCGGGGCGGCACGGTCGTCGAACTCGACCTGAGCGAGCTGACCCCCGCCGCCGTCTGCGACGAGCTCCTCGACCAGCGCGCGACAGCGCTTCTGCTGCTGGCCGGGCATCCGGAACCGGCCGTGCCGATCGTCCGGTCGGTCCGCCGCGACGAGCGCCTCGCCGGGATCCTGATCGGTGCCCCGGCCGGGCAGCCGGAGTTCGCCGAGTGGGCGGCGCTGCTGGGCGACGACGGCACCGCGATCCCCTTCCTGCGCTACCTTCCCGAGCACCTCACCCCCCTCGGGGCCCGGGTCCAGCCGCTCCTGCGCGAGCGGCTGGCCGCCGCGCCCTCCTTCGTCGCCTTCGAGGGCTACGACACGATCGTCGTCCTCGCCGATGTGTTGCGCACCCACGGCACGGACCGGGCACGGATCTCCGCGTCCTGGCCGGACGTCGCGGTGGAGGGCACCCGTGGCCTGATCCGGTTCTCCCGCACACCCGGCATCGGTGTCTGGCAGTGGGCCTGGGCATCGATCCAGGTCGTCGACCGCGACCCGGCACGACCCGATCGCTTCCGGGTCCTGCGCACCGGCTGA
- a CDS encoding peptidoglycan-binding protein — protein sequence MSEQAGPVCPECGTARAADGTPDCACARRASDAHRAERSEEAAAAEDFDPVRIRPFVEVGTHTASLDPPVDATEDEDDPTAEPADGARELREPHSAPDAPVLTPPYDSAPYHPAPDGTARQRRRRRALLTAGWGGATAAVLTGCVVGGLYWYDGPDRDASPSGGVRASLPEPQPSADRPSPSAGSPTRSPTRPPASTGGSTDAFATPSPATPTDTPTATRTASGAAPTATGGGPTPSSSGSQAPVLRLGDQGPEVVELQLRLRQVGFYGGDADGTYDSQVESAVRGYQVTRVVQEDEPGVYGPRTRAVLESETSEP from the coding sequence GTGAGTGAACAGGCAGGCCCTGTCTGCCCGGAGTGCGGAACGGCTCGCGCCGCGGACGGCACCCCGGACTGCGCCTGCGCTCGCCGTGCGTCCGACGCCCACCGTGCCGAGCGCAGCGAGGAGGCCGCGGCCGCCGAGGACTTCGATCCGGTACGCATCCGGCCGTTCGTCGAGGTCGGCACCCACACCGCGTCACTCGATCCTCCCGTGGACGCCACCGAGGACGAGGATGACCCGACGGCAGAACCGGCGGACGGCGCACGGGAGTTACGGGAGCCGCACTCCGCACCGGACGCCCCTGTCCTGACGCCTCCCTACGACTCGGCCCCGTATCACCCCGCCCCGGACGGCACCGCGCGGCAGCGCCGACGCCGGCGGGCCCTGTTGACCGCCGGCTGGGGCGGGGCCACCGCCGCCGTGCTGACGGGATGCGTCGTCGGTGGGCTCTACTGGTACGACGGCCCCGACCGCGACGCTTCCCCGTCCGGCGGTGTGCGCGCCAGCCTGCCGGAACCACAGCCCTCCGCCGACCGCCCCTCGCCCTCGGCCGGTTCGCCGACAAGGTCACCGACGCGACCGCCCGCCTCCACCGGCGGTTCGACGGACGCCTTCGCCACCCCGAGCCCGGCCACCCCGACCGACACCCCCACCGCGACGCGGACGGCGTCCGGCGCGGCTCCCACCGCCACGGGCGGCGGCCCCACACCGAGTTCCTCCGGCAGCCAGGCTCCCGTACTCCGCCTCGGCGACCAGGGACCGGAGGTCGTCGAGCTCCAACTCCGGCTGCGTCAGGTCGGTTTCTACGGCGGTGACGCCGACGGCACGTACGACAGCCAGGTCGAGAGTGCCGTCCGCGGCTACCAGGTCACGCGCGTGGTCCAGGAGGACGAGCCGGGCGTGTACGGTCCGCGGACCCGCGCCGTCCTCGAATCCGAGACCTCGGAGCCGTGA
- a CDS encoding SMI1/KNR4 family protein, with translation MADMTEEWRPFLARWSQEWADAQELAPPPGERNTADDEPVRARWLGFPGASEERIRELEERLGHRLPPSYREFLAVTDGWRHAGGFVWLLAGTGQVRWHQDAAGLSEYFPGEVDHPTPEDETLAGMWGRALQLDVESDAVYLLLDPGDVGDDGEWAVYTYASWRASPPERYASFRAFMEDMYREFHRLQMDRSRRAGTEFANATTRALDASVETARQDALSGRYEEAAAALAEAVAYGRPRAAGLHDQIRRLLGETYLVSFHELVADPRYALEAVPVLAAEGVRVNRQDGTLAQRLGDASEAERIAVEEAVRQVWAGTYRYLPEGPFGAAVEQAREHARWGETDAAWHTLRAALPRWQPLGPEHLAPFGLYADPLLGPVITPERGRELLATPRAGHGGSTPAPTPDLDPPGLAWLTDIPSGNVLTSYRFLLVEGVEPAELPGRIGAEGTTDLDEPAMVWESRMRPRGGQSREPWADEPHVCVGRAGQGWSFALQAQPGASFDERWFVSPGTAASRSTAASWGTRVVTVWSEPFGGQSPGLFHLSVAENGEERYAFTVRATTTSRQGPVPSALDPDLLFPPDVPRDRRQGEAHALEALAAEFGVRLPRFALTQGRLHTVRTRSWRRAPGPGEGYVTIGVVGRRP, from the coding sequence ATGGCAGACATGACCGAGGAGTGGCGGCCGTTTCTGGCGCGGTGGAGTCAGGAGTGGGCGGACGCGCAGGAGTTGGCGCCCCCGCCCGGCGAGCGGAACACGGCCGACGACGAACCCGTACGGGCGCGATGGCTGGGGTTCCCGGGCGCGTCCGAGGAGCGGATCCGTGAGCTGGAGGAGCGCCTCGGGCACCGACTGCCGCCCTCCTACCGGGAGTTCCTGGCGGTGACCGACGGCTGGCGGCACGCGGGCGGGTTCGTCTGGCTGCTCGCCGGGACCGGTCAGGTGCGATGGCACCAGGACGCGGCGGGCCTGTCCGAGTACTTCCCCGGCGAGGTGGACCACCCCACGCCGGAGGACGAGACGCTCGCCGGGATGTGGGGGCGGGCCCTGCAACTCGACGTGGAATCCGACGCCGTGTACCTCCTGCTGGACCCGGGGGACGTGGGCGACGACGGCGAGTGGGCCGTGTACACGTACGCGTCGTGGCGGGCGAGCCCGCCCGAACGGTACGCCTCGTTCCGGGCGTTCATGGAAGACATGTACCGGGAGTTCCACCGCCTCCAGATGGACCGCTCCCGACGGGCCGGGACGGAGTTCGCCAACGCCACGACGCGGGCACTGGACGCGTCGGTCGAGACGGCCCGCCAGGACGCCCTGTCCGGCCGGTACGAGGAGGCCGCGGCGGCGCTGGCGGAGGCGGTCGCGTACGGCAGACCCCGAGCGGCGGGACTGCACGACCAGATCCGTCGGCTGCTGGGGGAGACCTATCTGGTGTCGTTCCACGAACTGGTGGCGGATCCGCGGTACGCGCTGGAGGCGGTGCCGGTGCTGGCCGCCGAGGGTGTACGGGTGAACCGCCAGGACGGGACGCTGGCGCAACGCCTGGGGGACGCCTCCGAAGCGGAGCGCATCGCGGTCGAGGAGGCCGTGCGGCAGGTGTGGGCCGGGACGTACCGCTACCTGCCCGAGGGTCCCTTCGGTGCCGCGGTGGAGCAGGCGCGGGAGCACGCCCGCTGGGGAGAGACGGACGCGGCCTGGCACACGCTGCGCGCCGCACTGCCCCGGTGGCAGCCTCTCGGCCCGGAGCACCTCGCCCCCTTCGGCCTGTACGCCGACCCGTTGCTCGGCCCTGTGATCACACCGGAACGGGGCCGGGAACTCCTGGCCACACCGAGGGCCGGCCACGGCGGCAGCACCCCCGCGCCCACCCCCGACCTGGACCCACCCGGCCTCGCGTGGCTGACGGACATACCGTCCGGCAACGTCCTGACGTCGTACCGCTTCCTCCTCGTCGAGGGCGTGGAACCGGCCGAACTCCCGGGCCGGATCGGCGCCGAAGGCACCACCGACCTGGACGAACCGGCGATGGTGTGGGAGTCGCGGATGCGGCCGCGCGGCGGTCAGAGCAGAGAGCCGTGGGCGGACGAGCCGCACGTCTGCGTCGGCCGGGCCGGCCAGGGCTGGAGCTTTGCCCTCCAGGCGCAGCCCGGTGCCTCCTTCGACGAGCGGTGGTTCGTCTCCCCGGGCACGGCGGCCTCCCGGAGCACAGCGGCCTCCTGGGGCACCCGGGTGGTGACGGTGTGGAGCGAGCCCTTCGGCGGACAGAGCCCCGGCCTCTTCCACCTGTCGGTCGCCGAGAACGGCGAGGAGAGGTACGCCTTCACCGTCCGAGCGACCACGACCAGCAGACAAGGACCCGTACCCAGCGCCTTGGACCCGGACCTGCTCTTCCCGCCGGACGTGCCGCGCGACCGGCGCCAGGGCGAGGCGCACGCTCTGGAGGCCCTCGCGGCCGAATTCGGCGTCCGGCTCCCGCGGTTCGCCCTCACCCAGGGACGTCTGCACACCGTCCGCACCCGCTCCTGGCGTCGAGCGCCCGGGCCGGGTGAGGGATACGTGACCATCGGCGTGGTGGGGCGGCGACCCTAG
- a CDS encoding SigE family RNA polymerase sigma factor, with protein sequence MDRERGDSPRDFETYAAVRWPRLLRTAYLLTNGDHHEAEDLVQVTLAKVYLRWHHIRTLDAPDQYVRRALINNNTTRQRKRRVVQLLTPHLPEQRGPSGCENYETRSELFDALATLPPRQRAIVVLRYWECLSEQQTADLLGCSVGTVKSQASRALKKLRSSAVLSEYADTMTHGE encoded by the coding sequence GTGGACCGGGAACGGGGGGACAGTCCGCGGGACTTCGAGACGTACGCCGCCGTGCGGTGGCCGCGGCTGCTGCGTACGGCGTATCTGCTGACGAACGGGGACCATCACGAGGCGGAGGACCTCGTCCAGGTGACGCTGGCGAAGGTGTATCTGCGCTGGCACCACATACGCACGCTGGACGCGCCCGATCAGTACGTGCGACGCGCGCTGATCAACAACAACACGACCCGGCAGCGCAAACGGCGGGTCGTGCAACTCCTCACCCCCCACCTGCCCGAGCAGCGCGGCCCGTCCGGATGCGAGAACTACGAGACCCGCTCGGAGCTGTTCGACGCGCTCGCCACGTTGCCGCCCCGTCAGCGAGCCATCGTCGTGCTCCGCTACTGGGAGTGCCTGAGCGAACAGCAGACGGCGGACCTCCTCGGCTGCTCCGTCGGCACCGTGAAGAGCCAGGCCAGCCGGGCGCTGAAGAAGCTGCGTTCGAGCGCGGTCCTGTCCGAGTACGCCGACACCATGACCCACGGGGAGTAG
- a CDS encoding OsmC family protein, with protein sequence MTDNPVRTVTVERTSTGHFTATNTRGGTVSFGTGADGDTQFTPVELLLAALGGCTAVDVDIATSRHAEPAEFSVAVAGNKVGDDLGNRLTDLTVTFSVTFPDGEGADRARAILPRAVKTSHDRLCTVSRTVEIGTPVTATVEDA encoded by the coding sequence ATGACCGACAACCCCGTGCGTACCGTCACCGTCGAGCGAACCAGTACCGGCCACTTCACCGCGACCAACACCCGCGGCGGCACCGTCAGCTTCGGTACCGGTGCCGACGGCGACACCCAATTCACCCCCGTGGAACTGCTGCTGGCGGCGCTCGGCGGCTGTACGGCCGTGGACGTGGACATCGCGACCAGCCGTCACGCGGAGCCCGCCGAGTTCTCCGTGGCGGTCGCCGGCAACAAGGTCGGCGACGACCTCGGCAACCGGCTGACCGACCTCACGGTCACCTTCTCGGTCACGTTCCCGGACGGCGAGGGCGCCGACCGGGCGCGTGCGATTCTTCCCCGGGCGGTCAAGACGTCCCACGACCGGCTCTGCACGGTCAGCCGCACGGTGGAGATCGGTACGCCCGTGACGGCGACGGTCGAGGACGCCTGA
- a CDS encoding VOC family protein — translation MSVQLNHTIVHARDNRESAEFFAGLLGLEITTEWGPFIAIALSNGVTLDFATIPAEKITPQHYAFLISEEEFDAAYAQIRERGIEHYADPMRQQPGTINHHDGGRGVYFMDPSGHAMELITVPYGGWGE, via the coding sequence TTGTCCGTTCAGTTGAACCACACCATCGTGCACGCCCGGGACAACCGGGAGTCGGCCGAGTTCTTCGCCGGCCTGCTGGGTCTTGAGATCACCACCGAGTGGGGCCCGTTCATCGCGATCGCCCTCAGCAACGGCGTCACGCTCGACTTCGCCACGATCCCCGCGGAGAAGATCACCCCCCAGCACTACGCCTTCCTGATCTCCGAGGAGGAGTTCGACGCGGCGTACGCGCAAATCCGCGAGCGCGGCATCGAGCACTACGCCGACCCCATGCGGCAGCAGCCCGGAACCATCAACCACCATGACGGTGGCCGCGGGGTGTACTTCATGGACCCGTCGGGCCACGCCATGGAACTCATCACCGTTCCCTACGGTGGCTGGGGCGAGTAA
- a CDS encoding RICIN domain-containing protein: MHRRRPVQALGTVLAASALLAIPMASAHAYNPTGGVLYQLGSEPCLKGRGNCAVYPKSAQLPGGRLVASFEKSTVVSATGSADRQTLPVYKTDDHGTSWQPLSEVKAPAYLSSDPKYAKYTSNWTNPYLYALPQDVGNLRQGTLLLASVVSGDDAYYKEHKAADPNWTPSNDGDRSDLAIALYSSTDSGATWNVVNVIATGGWQGGSAGAIGQNVATANTTRQVDPVWEPYLMVHKGKLVCYYSDENDYTGFDPVTGVPTLDPANDTAPDSHGQILAHKTWDGRSAQWSSPVVDIAGLTQDMGGGKKEIGGGRPGMANVVRTTDGKWLLTYEYWGGGANTRYRLAADPLTFFTGSPTGDAVTSLPVDPGSRPLATGGSPVLVRLPGGRLVYNAAGSGSVWVNDGGRGDGVWKEYQTTSQAGYSRDLQYVDGTGRVAILNNQGTSTIAFAEVDLGHSAGAYFQLVNRRTDQVIGTGNKTNDANLGNGDVPDVRLEDAGSAGDPDTQFWHTVTEPNGGVSLLNKAGGRAAAIWTGNATAGQRIGQWVDNSSTGSWNLVRTADGFYRLQSVKNPSLYLTGASADAPLTLQSAASDGSQDWELVE, from the coding sequence ATGCACAGAAGACGTCCGGTCCAGGCACTCGGCACCGTCCTGGCCGCGTCGGCGCTGCTGGCGATACCCATGGCCAGTGCCCACGCGTACAACCCGACGGGCGGCGTCCTGTACCAGCTCGGCAGCGAACCGTGTCTGAAGGGGCGGGGCAACTGCGCCGTCTACCCGAAGTCGGCGCAACTGCCGGGCGGGCGCCTCGTCGCCTCGTTCGAGAAGTCGACGGTCGTGTCGGCGACCGGCTCCGCCGACCGGCAGACCCTGCCCGTCTACAAGACCGACGACCACGGCACGTCCTGGCAGCCGCTGTCCGAGGTGAAGGCGCCGGCGTACCTCTCCAGTGACCCCAAGTACGCCAAGTACACGAGCAATTGGACCAACCCCTACCTCTATGCGCTCCCGCAGGACGTCGGGAACCTGAGACAGGGCACCCTGCTCCTCGCGAGCGTCGTCTCCGGTGACGACGCCTACTACAAGGAGCACAAGGCCGCCGACCCGAACTGGACCCCGTCCAACGACGGCGACCGCAGCGACCTGGCGATCGCCCTGTACTCCAGCACCGACAGCGGCGCGACCTGGAACGTCGTCAACGTCATCGCCACGGGCGGCTGGCAGGGCGGCAGCGCGGGCGCGATCGGACAGAACGTCGCGACGGCGAACACGACCAGGCAGGTGGACCCGGTTTGGGAGCCGTATCTGATGGTCCACAAGGGCAAGTTGGTCTGCTACTACTCCGACGAGAACGACTACACCGGCTTCGACCCGGTCACCGGCGTCCCCACCCTGGACCCCGCCAACGACACCGCCCCCGACTCGCACGGCCAGATCCTCGCCCACAAGACCTGGGACGGCCGCAGCGCCCAGTGGAGCAGCCCCGTCGTCGACATCGCCGGGCTCACCCAGGACATGGGTGGCGGCAAGAAGGAGATCGGCGGCGGGCGGCCGGGGATGGCGAACGTCGTACGGACGACGGACGGCAAGTGGCTGCTGACGTACGAGTACTGGGGCGGTGGCGCCAACACCCGGTACCGGCTCGCCGCCGACCCGTTGACGTTCTTCACCGGCTCCCCCACGGGCGACGCCGTCACCTCGCTGCCGGTCGACCCCGGCAGCCGTCCCCTCGCCACCGGCGGCAGCCCGGTCCTCGTCCGGCTGCCCGGCGGGCGCCTGGTCTACAACGCGGCCGGAAGCGGCAGCGTCTGGGTCAACGACGGCGGTCGCGGCGACGGCGTCTGGAAGGAGTACCAGACCACGTCCCAGGCGGGCTACAGCCGCGATCTCCAGTACGTGGACGGCACGGGCCGGGTCGCGATCCTCAACAACCAGGGCACGTCGACCATCGCCTTCGCGGAAGTCGACCTCGGGCACTCCGCGGGCGCCTACTTCCAGTTGGTGAACCGCAGGACCGACCAGGTGATCGGCACCGGCAACAAGACCAACGACGCCAATCTCGGGAACGGGGACGTGCCCGACGTCCGTCTGGAGGACGCCGGCTCCGCCGGCGATCCGGACACCCAGTTCTGGCACACGGTGACCGAGCCGAACGGCGGCGTCAGTCTGCTGAACAAGGCGGGGGGCCGTGCGGCGGCGATCTGGACGGGCAACGCCACCGCCGGACAGCGGATCGGCCAGTGGGTCGACAACAGCTCCACCGGCAGCTGGAACCTCGTCAGGACCGCCGACGGTTTCTACAGACTCCAGTCGGTCAAGAACCCGAGCCTGTATCTGACCGGAGCCTCCGCCGACGCCCCGCTCACCCTGCAAAGCGCCGCGTCGGACGGTTCACAGGACTGGGAACTCGTGGAGTAG